The following are encoded in a window of Bacillota bacterium genomic DNA:
- the ablA gene encoding lysine 2,3-aminomutase, protein MRHFRDIPLWKDVSSADWNDWRWQVRNRVTDVETLKKALNLTPEEEEGATRCLERFRMAITPYYVSLMSPDDPHCPVRRQGVPTALELRTTPYDMVDPLHEDVDSPVPYLTHRYPDRVLFLVTNFCSMYCRHCTRRRLAGHADAHVTRDDIDRAIDYIRRTPEVRDVLVSGGDPLVLDDDALEYVLKALRSIEHVEVIRIGTRTPVVLPQRITPELCAMLRKYHPLWVNTHFNHPKEITPESRKACEMLADAGIPLGNQSVLLRGVNDCPYVMKKLVHELVKMRVRPYYIYQCDLSMGLGHFRTPVAKGIEIIEYLRGHTSGFAVPTFVVDAPGGGGKIPVGPQYLISQGEHKVVLRNYEGVISVYNEPESYESSCGTCSLCKEVERRPVGVAGLLESKAVSMEPKDLERHARKRARETDKGR, encoded by the coding sequence ATGAGACACTTCCGCGACATCCCGCTATGGAAGGATGTCAGCAGCGCCGATTGGAACGACTGGCGCTGGCAGGTAAGAAACAGGGTCACCGACGTGGAGACCCTCAAAAAAGCCCTAAACCTCACCCCCGAGGAAGAAGAGGGCGCGACACGGTGTCTGGAACGCTTTCGCATGGCGATCACACCGTACTACGTGAGCCTGATGTCGCCCGACGATCCACATTGCCCCGTGAGGAGACAGGGGGTGCCGACTGCGCTAGAGCTGCGCACCACGCCGTACGACATGGTTGACCCATTGCACGAGGATGTGGACTCGCCTGTGCCGTACCTCACGCACAGGTACCCGGACAGGGTGCTTTTCTTGGTGACGAATTTCTGCTCCATGTACTGCCGGCACTGCACCAGGCGCCGGCTGGCCGGGCACGCCGATGCCCACGTGACGAGGGACGACATCGACCGGGCCATCGATTACATCCGGAGGACCCCGGAGGTGCGGGACGTGTTGGTGTCGGGCGGCGACCCGCTGGTGCTTGACGACGACGCCCTCGAATATGTGCTCAAGGCGTTGAGATCCATCGAGCACGTGGAGGTGATCCGTATCGGAACGAGGACCCCTGTGGTCCTCCCGCAACGGATCACGCCTGAGCTTTGCGCCATGTTGAGGAAGTACCACCCCCTATGGGTGAACACTCACTTCAACCACCCGAAAGAGATCACGCCTGAGTCAAGAAAGGCGTGCGAGATGCTGGCGGACGCGGGGATTCCCCTGGGCAACCAGTCGGTGTTGCTCCGCGGGGTGAACGACTGCCCTTACGTAATGAAGAAGCTTGTGCACGAGCTTGTGAAGATGAGGGTCCGTCCCTACTACATTTACCAGTGCGATCTCTCGATGGGGCTGGGTCATTTCAGGACGCCGGTGGCGAAGGGCATCGAGATCATCGAGTACCTTCGGGGCCATACATCGGGATTCGCGGTGCCCACCTTCGTCGTGGACGCGCCGGGCGGCGGGGGCAAGATCCCCGTCGGGCCTCAGTACCTTATCTCACAGGGCGAACACAAGGTCGTGCTTCGCAATTACGAGGGCGTCATCAGCGTGTACAACGAGCCGGAAAGCTACGAAAGCTCGTGCGGCACATGCTCGCTCTGCAAGGAGGTGGAGCGGAGGCCCGTCGGGGTCGCGGGGCTCCTCGAAAGCAAGGCCGTGAGCATGGAGCCGAAAGACCTTGAGAGACACGCGCGGAAGAGAGCGCGAGAGACCGACAAGGGGAGGTGA